One Panicum virgatum strain AP13 chromosome 3N, P.virgatum_v5, whole genome shotgun sequence DNA segment encodes these proteins:
- the LOC120665725 gene encoding peroxidase 21-like, with product MRGLRSSSSLLVAAAALLLFCCCFTIGDANGGLRLGYYSASCPRAEDVVREQVAQLYDKHGNTAVSWLRALFHDCMVGSCDASLLLDTSAAAGVSEKSAPRSFGMRNFKYVDAIKAALERECPGTVSCADVLALAARDGAAALGGPRVAMRTGRLDSRVSRYDEVGRDLPNHNDSVSAVLSRFAAVGVDAEGAVALLGAHSVGRVHCFNLVGRLYPSVDAGIDPAYGAYLRGRCPTADAREDTRDVAYARNDRATPMVLDNMYYKNLLARKGLLLVDQRLADDPRTAPFVARMAADNTYFHDRFAAALLTMSENNPLAADEGEVRRDCRFVNSA from the exons ATGCGGGGTTTGAGGAGCTCAAGCAGCCTACTAGTGGCGGCAGCAgcactgctgctcttctgctgctgcttcacCATTG GGGACGCCAATGGCGGCCTTAGGCTGGGTTACTACTCGGCGAGCTGCCCGCGCGCGGAGGACGTCGTCAGGGAGCAGGTGGCGCAGCTGTACGACAAGCACGGCAACACGGCGGTGTCGTGGCTGCGCGCCCTGTTCCACGACTGCATGGTCGGGTCCTGCGACGCGTCGCTGCTGCTGGacacgagcgccgccgcgggcgtctCCGAGAAGTCCGCCCCGCGGAGCTTCGGCATGCGCAACTTCAAGTACGTCGACGCCATCaaggcggcgctggagcgggAGTGCCCCGGCACCGTCTCCTGCGCCGACGTGCTTGCCCTCGCCGCgcgggacggcgccgccgcgctgggcGGGCCGCGCGTCGCCATGCGCACGGGCCGGCTGGACAGCCGGGTGAGCCGCTACGACGAGGTGGGGCGCGACCTCCCCAACCACAACGACAGCGTGTCGGCGGTGCTGTCCCGGTTCGCGGCCGTGGGCGTGGACGCCGAGGGCGCGGTGGCGCTGCTGGGCGCGCACTCCGTCGGCCGCGTGCACTGCTTCAACCTGGTGGGGCGGCTGTACCCGTCGGTGGACGCCGGCATAGACCCGGCCTACGGCGCCTACCTCCGGGGGCGGTGCCCGACGGCGGACGCCAGGGAGGACACGCGCGACGTCGCGTACGCGCGCAACGACCGCGCCACGCCCATGGTGCTCGACAACATGTACTACAAGAACCTGCTGGCGCGCaagggcctcctcctcgtcgaccAGCGGCTGGCCGACGACCCCCGCACCGCGCCCTTCGTCGCCAGGATGGCCGCCGACAACACCTACTTCCACGACCGCTTCGCCGCTGCGCTCCTCACCATGTCGGAGAACaacccgctcgccgccgacgaggggGAGGTCAGGCGCGACTGCAGGTTCGTCAACTCGGCATGA